In a genomic window of Zingiber officinale cultivar Zhangliang chromosome 9B, Zo_v1.1, whole genome shotgun sequence:
- the LOC122023650 gene encoding transcription factor CSA-like: protein MASDEMKPAGDIGLFAGGPLLPSFVGSSASSPPSSSREKGLVSSGEQAWGLQCFAEGKEYHEKGEKSSNQGEEADQAGDDSFNLESVQQQQKLCVRGHWRPAEDAKLKELVSQYGPQNWNLIAEKLEGRSGKSCRLRWFNQLDPRINRSAFTEEEEDRLLAAHRLYGNKWALIARLFPGRTDNAVKNHWHVIMARKHREQSAYRRRKPTAISSLDSPPLPPHTLVSRRMELNIPINACSGDSSTITSIRNESASTCTDLSLNSSFTRTFPTFCSPLQTQSFPPCDIFSGLNVSGVAPMEKEPAIDHPNYSTAEASARSNAWPQGEADHGREKIRIAFIDFLGVGAT from the exons ATGGCTTCGGATGAGATGAAACCTGCTGGTGACATTGGGCTGTTTGCTGGAGGACCACTTCTGCCTTCATTCGTTGGATCTTctgcttcttctcctccttctagtTCTAGGGAGAAGGGCTTGGTTAGCAGTGGTGAACAAGCTTGGGGATTGCAGTGTTTTGCAGAGGGAAAGGAGTACCATGAGAAAGGCGAGAAGAGCAGCAACCAAGGCGAGGAAGCTGATCAAGCTGGCGACGACAGTTTCAATCTCGAGAGCGTGCAACAGCAGCAGAAGCTCTGTGTCAGGGGTCACTGGAGACCAGCCGAGGATGCCAAGCTCAAGGAGCTTGTCTCTCAGTATGGCCCTCAGAATTGGAATCTGATTGCTGAGAAGCTGGAAGGAAGATCAG GGAAGAGCTGCAGGCTGAGGTGGTTCAACCAGTTGGACCCAAGGATCAACAGAAGTGCCTTcactgaggaggaagaagatagactTTTGGCTGCTCACAGGCTTTATGGCAACAAATGGGCACTGATTGCCAGGCTCTTCCCCGGGAGGACAGATAATGCAGTGAAGAATCATTGGCATGTGATCATGGCAAGGAAGCACAGAGAGCAATCTGCCTATAGGAGGAGGAAGCCCACCGCTATTTCTTCCTTAGACTCTCCTCCACTTCCACCTCACACCCTTGTTTCCAGAAGGATGGAGCTGAACATACCCATCAATGCTTGCAGTGGTGACTCCTCCACCATCACCAGCATCAGAAACGAGTCCGCCTCCACCTGCACTGACCTCTCCCTCAATTCCTccttcaccaggacttttcctacCTTCTGCAGTCCTCTCCAAACCCAATCCTTCCCTCCCTGTGATATCTTCAGTG GATTGAATGTCTCTGGAGTCGCCCCCATGGAGAAAGAACCTGCGATCGATCATCCTAATTACTCGACTGCCGAGGCTTCTGCAAGGAGCAACGCTTGGCCACAAGGGGAAGCAGATCATGGAAGAGAGAAGATCAGGATAGCCTTCATTGATTTCcttggtgttggtgcaacatAG
- the LOC122024153 gene encoding alpha-galactosidase 3-like, giving the protein MASVRLFRMLFCFLLSASAAARLAPLIEEFLGPSGVVDIFDTSNYGKLQLNNGLARTPQMGWNSWNFFACNIDETVIKETADALVSSGLAALGYNYVNIDDCWSSSSRNQQGNLVPDPKTFSSGIKALADYVHLKDLKLGIYSDAGAFTCQVRPGSLYHESDDAKTFASWGVDYLKYDNCYNLGIKPEKRYPQMQDALNSTGHAIFYSLCEWGVDDPALWAGKVGNSWRTTDDISDSWESMITIADINDKWASYAGPGGWNDPDMLEVGNGGMTYAEYRSHFSIWALMKAPLLVGCDVRNMTAETFEILSNKEVIAVNQDPLGIQGRKIYSQGNDGCSQVWAGPLSESRVVVALWNRCSEVVTITVSWEILGLDIAASFSLRDIWKHDTLQAEVTGNFSAEVDTHDCKLYILSPIPTRFVDRSNSVISVL; this is encoded by the exons ATGGCTTCCGTTCGCCTCTTTCGCATGCTCTTCTGCTTCCTTCTCTCCGCTTCAGCAGCGGCAAGATTGGCGCCTTTGATAGAGGAGTTTCTCGGGCCGAGCGGGGTTGTTGACATCTTCGACACCTCCAACTATGGCAAGTTGCAGCTCAACAATGGATTGGCTCGCACCCCTCAAATGGG ATGGAATAGTTGGAACTTCTTTGCTTGCAATATCGACGAGACAGTGATTAAGGAAACAG CTGATGCTCTTGTTTCTTCTGGACTGGCTGCATTAGGATACAACTATGTAAATATAG ATGATTGCTGGTCCTCTTCATCACGAAATCAACAG GGAAACCTTGTTCCTGATCCGAAGACATTTTCTTCTGGAATAAAAGCATTAGCAGATTATGTACATCTAAAAGACCTCAAGCTTGGTATTTACTCTGATGCTGG gGCGTTCACATGTCAAGTTCGACCTGGATCATTATACCATGAAAGCGATGATGCGAAAACTTTTGCCTCATGG GGAGTTGATTATTTGAAGTATGACAATTGTTACAATTTGGGAATAAAACCTGAGAAACG TTACCCCCAAATGCAAGATGCACTGAATTCCACTGGGCATGCAATTTTCTATTCTCTGTGTGAATG ggGTGTTGATGATCCAGCCTTATGGGCTGGGAAAGTTGGTAACAGTTGGCGAACAACAGATGACATCTCTGATTCATGGGAAAG CATGATCACCATTGCTGATATAAATGACAAGTGGGCATCTTATGCGGGCCCTGGTGGATGGAATG ATCCCGATATGTTGGAGGTTGGTAATGGTGGCATGACCTATGCAGAGTATCGATCTCACTTTAGCATCTGGGCTCTGATGAAG GCTCCTCTTCTGGTAGGTTGTGACGTGAGAAACATGACTGCTGAAACATTTGAAATTTTAAGCAACAAAGAAGTCATTGCTGTCAACCAAG ATCCTCTTGGTATTCAAGGCAGGAAAATTTATTCTCAAGGAAATGATGGTTGTAGTCAG GTGTGGGCTGGTCCACTTTCTGAAAGTCGCGTAGTTGTGGCTTTATGGAATCGTTGTTCTGAAGTTGTCACAATCACTGTCAGCTGGGAAATACTTGGACTCGACATTGCAGCCAGCTTTTCACTAAGAGATATTTGGAAG CATGACACCCTGCAAGCCGAAGTTACTGGAAATTTCTCTGCAGAGGTGGACACTCATGACTGCAAATTATACATACTCTCGCCAATACCCACCCGTTTTGTCGATCGATCAAATTCGGTTATTTCTGTTCTCTAG